The following coding sequences lie in one Oncorhynchus gorbuscha isolate QuinsamMale2020 ecotype Even-year linkage group LG10, OgorEven_v1.0, whole genome shotgun sequence genomic window:
- the entpd5a gene encoding ectonucleoside triphosphate diphosphohydrolase 5 translates to MALQMLLLTVMSMSVLAWNFQAKATYHPRQTVHHEHSANMENLLPENLLLEVVPKVLPEVLLEVSHPVNLSHTFYGIMFDAGSTGTRIHIYTFIQKDPVELPVLDNEMYHAVKPGLSAYKDKPEEGGNTIRALLKVAKKTVPEDEWKQTPVVLKATAGLRLLPKEKANALLDEVREVFDESPFFVPNNSVSIMNGTNEGVLAWVTVNFLTGHLYAKTRKTVGILDLGGGSTQITFLPKSKKTVFTAPASYIANINMFNHTLQLYTHSYLGNGLVAARLATLGALGADGLDWKVFTSSCLPKKFREDWTFGGITYKVSGIPDGYAGYKLCYYEVMRVVKGIVHQPFEVKGSSIFYAFSYYFDRAVESGLIDGSRGGMVEVRDFKKRAKEVCNKMTKYRPISPFLCMDMTYITCLLKEGFGFKDNTMLQLAKKVNNVETSWALGATFDHFNNLNIH, encoded by the exons ATGGCTCTTCAAATGCTTCTCCTGACAGTAATGTCAATGTCGGTTCTGGCTTGGAACTTCCAAGCGAAGGCAACCTACCATCCTCGCCAGACAGTCCACCACGAACACTCTGCTAACATGGAAAACCTCCTGCCCGAAAACCTCCTGCTCGAAGTCGTGCCCAAAGTCTTGCCTGAGGTCCTGCTTGAGGTCTCCCATCCTGTCAACCTCAGCCACACTTTCTATGGGATCATGTTCGATGCTGGGAGCACAGGCACCCGGATCCACATCTATACATTTATCCAGAAAGACCCAG TTGAGCTGCCAGTTCTGGACAATGAGATGTATCATGCGGTGAAGCCTGGTTTGTCTGCCTATAAAGATAAGCCTGAAGAG GGTGGGAACACGATCAGAGCGCTGCTGAAGGTGGCCAAGAAGACGGTGCCAGAGGACGAGTGGAAGCAGACCCCGGTGGTCCTGAAAGCCACGGCCGGGCTCCGCCTCCTGCCCAAGGAGAAGGCTAATGCTCTGCTGGATGAG GTTCGGGAAGTCTTTGACGAGTCCCCCTTCTTTGTACCGAACAACAGTGTCTCCATAATGAATGGAACAAATGAAG GAGTCCTGGCCTGGGTAACAGTGAACTTTTTGACAG GTCACTTGTATGCCAAGACCAGGAAAACAGTGGGGATCCTGGACTTGGGTGGAGGATCTACCCAGATCACTTTCCTTCCAAAATCAAAG AAAACAGTTTTCACTGCCCCAGCCAGTTACATTGCCAACATCAACATGTTCAACCACACTCTACAACTCTATACACACAG CTACCTTGGAAATGGACTTGTAGCGGCTCGATTGGCAACTCTTGGTGCTTTGGGGGCTGATG GTCTTGATTGGAAAGTTTTCACAAGTTCCTGTCTACCCAAGAAGTTCAGAGAGGACTGGACTTTTGGTGGAATCACCTACAAAGTTAGTGGAATTCCTGACG gcTATGCAGGTTACAAGCtgtgttactatgaggtgatgaGGGTGGTGAAAGGCATCGTGCACCAGCCGTTTGAGGTGAAGGGCAGCAGCATCTTCTATGCCTTCTCCTACTACTTCGACAGAGCTGTGGAGTCAGGCCTCATCG ATGGCAGTCGCGGTGGCATGGTAGAAGTCAGGGATTTCAAGAAGAGAGCCAAAGAAG TGTGCAACAAGATGACCAAGTACCGTCCCATCAGTCCCTTCCTCTGCATGGATATGACATATATCACCTGCCTGTTGAAGGAGGGCTTTGGCTTCAAGGACAACACAATGCTGCAG CTTGCCAAGAAGGTGAACAACGTTGAGACAAGTTGGGCCTTGGGAGCCACATTCGATCACTTTAACAACCTCAATATCCACTAA